ACTTGGAAACGATAGGCAATTCATTTACCGGCAATTACAGCTATACCCTTGATGACAAGGGGCGGATCAACATCCCAGCCAAGATGCGGAAGGTGCTAAAACCGGCTAACGACCGGACTTTTGTGGCCACCCGGGGGGCTGACCCCTGCATCATCCTTTACCCGCTGGAGGTCTGGAAAATAATCGAGGAAAAACTGATCAACCTCAATAAAGGACGCGCCATCAGCCGCCACTTTGCCCGGAACTTCGTCCGTTACGCCGAAGCGGTGCAGTACGATCACCAGGGTCGCGTCGCTCTACCAGCCGAACTGATTAAATACGCTGGCATTAACAAAGGGATCGAAATTGTCGGCATGATCGATCGAATCGAAATCTGGGATAAGGAGCGGCTCAGGGAATTCGAAAAACAATTTGCTGATCGCCAGGACGAGCTGGAAGCAATCGCCAATGAGATCAATTTCTAGGCCCCATGAACGCCTTGGCCCAGGAGTCCGGGCA
This window of the Candidatus Neomarinimicrobiota bacterium genome carries:
- the mraZ gene encoding division/cell wall cluster transcriptional repressor MraZ, with amino-acid sequence METIGNSFTGNYSYTLDDKGRINIPAKMRKVLKPANDRTFVATRGADPCIILYPLEVWKIIEEKLINLNKGRAISRHFARNFVRYAEAVQYDHQGRVALPAELIKYAGINKGIEIVGMIDRIEIWDKERLREFEKQFADRQDELEAIANEINF